In a genomic window of Streptomyces pristinaespiralis:
- a CDS encoding RNA polymerase sigma factor — MATDMQPDRPDGPGRESRERWQRAWSHREDLLKVARRRSVSAEDAEDAVHEAMLRAAEHPDLDDERLGAWLTTVTMRLCVDRHRQVHREAQVRSSPRLHPPGPVPVEEAVCDRAEANWLAVRSSELPARQAEALWLKAEDLDVGQVASKMGLSYRTVESLLARARRTLRNSLAATLGLVLWLCGRGRPHGGGNAQAVALASTAVTLAVAGLVLPYVHDGDTPRPRPAPPAVTEAAGSGAPEPGATGAPGNAAPSPPGTRAATDGARPAGERGLPLPELPRVPLPALPLSTPPVSGLPVPQAEDLVPSLPPVPSASVPAVPSSVPAGPTPSASVPTVPVPSAPVPTVPVPPAQP; from the coding sequence ATGGCTACGGACATGCAGCCCGACCGGCCCGACGGGCCGGGCCGGGAGTCGAGGGAACGCTGGCAGCGTGCCTGGAGCCACCGGGAGGACCTGCTCAAGGTGGCCCGCCGCCGGTCGGTGAGTGCCGAGGACGCCGAGGACGCCGTGCACGAGGCGATGCTGCGCGCGGCGGAGCACCCGGACCTCGACGACGAACGGCTGGGCGCCTGGCTGACGACGGTGACCATGCGGCTGTGCGTGGACCGCCACCGCCAGGTCCACCGGGAGGCGCAGGTCCGCAGCAGCCCGAGGCTGCACCCGCCGGGGCCGGTCCCCGTCGAGGAGGCGGTCTGCGACCGGGCGGAGGCGAACTGGCTCGCCGTACGCAGCTCGGAGCTGCCCGCCCGGCAGGCCGAGGCCCTCTGGCTGAAGGCGGAGGACCTCGACGTCGGTCAGGTGGCCTCGAAGATGGGCCTCAGCTACCGGACCGTCGAGTCCCTGCTGGCACGCGCCCGCCGCACCCTGCGCAACTCGCTGGCGGCGACGCTCGGGCTGGTGCTGTGGCTGTGCGGCCGGGGCAGGCCGCACGGCGGGGGCAACGCCCAGGCGGTGGCGCTCGCCTCGACGGCGGTGACGCTCGCGGTCGCCGGCCTGGTCCTGCCGTACGTCCATGACGGCGACACCCCCCGGCCGCGCCCCGCGCCGCCGGCCGTGACGGAGGCGGCCGGGTCCGGCGCGCCGGAGCCCGGCGCTACGGGTGCGCCGGGGAACGCCGCCCCGTCGCCCCCCGGGACCCGGGCCGCGACGGACGGTGCCCGCCCGGCCGGAGAGCGTGGTCTGCCGCTGCCGGAGCTCCCCCGCGTGCCGCTGCCGGCGCTGCCCCTGTCGACGCCGCCGGTGTCGGGGCTGCCGGTGCCGCAGGCGGAGGATCTGGTGCCTTCGCTGCCACCGGTGCCGTCGGCGTCGGTTCCGGCCGTGCCGTCTTCGGTTCCGGCCGGGCCGACCCCCTCGGCGTCGGTCCCGACCGTGCCGGTCCCCTCGGCACCGGTCCCGACCGTGCCGGTCCCGCCGGCACA